One window of the Candidatus Microbacterium colombiense genome contains the following:
- a CDS encoding siderophore-interacting protein, with the protein MNIHRGIVSSTTTLTPTLIRITLGGDGVAEFLSTGIGDEYVRVFFPHGEDPTDVSLPVPSGDWWETPEGAPEAPMRTYTISGVRPDAAELDIDFVIHEAGVAGPWAARAEPGHVIGLNSPTGLYSPPDGIRWQVLVADLTGLPAVARIAADAPQGVHTRIVLEVPSAADQVEFAVGPDVEVTWVIGGNGHGPSALGQLVRGIVDGRLALDEGYVWVAGETVALRDVRKYLRKELGLPATRFKVVGYWTPIAAWDEKFAALPESVQKELDEMWSELEGAEAEDVQVRVEERLGQLGL; encoded by the coding sequence GTGAACATCCATCGCGGCATCGTCAGCAGCACCACGACCCTCACTCCCACCCTCATCCGCATCACGCTAGGCGGCGACGGGGTGGCGGAGTTCCTCAGCACCGGCATCGGCGACGAGTACGTGCGCGTGTTCTTCCCCCACGGCGAGGACCCGACCGATGTATCGCTCCCGGTGCCCTCGGGCGACTGGTGGGAGACGCCCGAGGGCGCACCCGAGGCTCCGATGCGCACGTACACGATCAGCGGTGTGCGTCCGGATGCCGCCGAGCTCGACATCGACTTCGTGATCCACGAGGCGGGCGTCGCGGGGCCGTGGGCGGCGCGCGCCGAGCCCGGTCACGTGATCGGCCTGAACTCGCCGACCGGACTGTACTCGCCGCCCGACGGCATCCGCTGGCAGGTGCTCGTGGCCGACCTCACCGGGCTTCCGGCGGTCGCCCGCATCGCCGCGGATGCTCCGCAGGGCGTGCACACCCGGATCGTGCTCGAAGTGCCGAGCGCGGCCGACCAGGTCGAGTTCGCGGTCGGGCCCGATGTCGAGGTCACCTGGGTGATCGGCGGCAACGGCCATGGTCCGAGCGCGCTGGGGCAGCTCGTGCGCGGCATCGTCGACGGGCGACTCGCCCTCGACGAGGGGTACGTCTGGGTCGCCGGGGAGACCGTCGCCCTGCGCGATGTGCGCAAGTACCTGCGCAAGGAGCTCGGCCTTCCCGCGACCCGCTTCAAGGTCGTCGGCTACTGGACCCCGATCGCCGCGTGGGACGAGAAGTTCGCCGCCCTCCCCGAGTCCGTGCAGAAGGAGCTCGACGAGATGTGGTCCGAGCTCGAGGGTGCCGAGGCGGAAGACGTGCAGGTGCGGGTCGAGGAACGGCTGGGTCAGCTCGGGTTGTGA